The following proteins are encoded in a genomic region of Diabrotica virgifera virgifera chromosome 1, PGI_DIABVI_V3a:
- the LOC114336068 gene encoding uncharacterized protein LOC114336068 — protein MKNLLFLFGFTSILSVLLAADVRLVDLDPPEAQQQIEQQDQSLHYAPKVESNVPAVRYLGNEPHNVLEDIYLARQYHGQDGIGGYLYGYNIPDIAKTEKKVAGGDLRGAYNYINDDGTEIKVEYWDDGTGFHQIDNVPKILPKPIEESPEVKAEKDKFLARWHEEAERNQRPVASPYDADGNYASGPLSLQGQAEFKKMFENQPQGQYYQQPSSSSGVYQQNGQYQPAGQYQQTGQYQQTGQYQQPGQYHQSGQIKQVQQPGPLQQGQYYQSSKSQSSGQHQQPGQYQPTGQYQQTGQYQQPGQQGSVQQLTNPNQIDYTGAYSESQNSYANPTQNKPSGQYTPVASSSNQYSQQGGYQQPGQHQQGAYQQSGTNQQPGSYQQGAYQQSGANQQPGSYQQGGQYHQSGQYQPSDNSKSNQVDNSGDYDKSWDNEGQYDKKYDEEEGSTGPPKGFFYKFDYPVGKIVQKGEIARVGDLKNAYSQNKAAYESQVSSGHSGSAASQSSYSYGS, from the exons TTTGGATTTACCAGTATTTTATCAGTATTGCTAGCCGCAGATGTTCGCCTGGTAGACTTAGATCCACCAGAAGCTCAACAGCAAATAGAACAACAGGACCAGTCTCTTCACTATGCGCCAAAAGTAGAATCAAATGTTCCCGCAGTAAGATATTTGGGAAACGAACCTCACAAT gttctggaagatatttaCTTAGCTAGACAGTATCACGGACAAGACGGAATAGGAGGATACCTTTATGGATACAACATCCCAGATATTGCCaaaactgagaaaaaagttgCTGGTGGAGATTTAAGAGGGGCGTACAATTACATTAATGATGATGGAACCGAAATCaag GTCGAATATTGGGACGATGGAACTGGATTCCATCAAATCGATAATGTTCCTAAAATCTTACCCAAGCCAATTGAAGAGTCTCCGGAAGTTAAAGCTGAAAAGGATAAGTTTCTAGCAAGATGGCATGAAGAGGCCGAGAGAAATCAACGTCCAGTTGC TTCCCCCTACGATGCTGATGGTAACTACGCTAGCGGACCATTATCGCTCCAAGGACAAGCTGAATTTAAGAAAATGTTTGAAAATCAACCCCAAGGTCAGTACTACCAACAACCTAGCTCTAGTTCTGGAGTTTACCAGCAAAACGGACAATATCAACCCGCTGGACAATACCAACAAACTGGACAATACCAACAAACTGGACAGTACCAACAACCTGGACAGTATCATCAATCTGGTCAAATTAAACAAG ttcaacaacCAGGACCCCTTCAACAAGGTCAATATTATCAATCATCTAAATCGCAATCTTCTGGTCAGCACCAACAACCTGGTCAATACCAACCAACTGGTCAATACCAACAAACTGGTCAATACCAACAACCAGGTCAACAAGGTTCTGTTCAGCAATTAACCAATCCGAATCAAATCGATTACACTGGAGCATACAGTGAAAGCCAAAACTCCTACGCAAACCCAACTCAAAACAAACCATCTGGTCAATACACGCCAGTTGCTTCAAGCTCCAACCAGTACAGCCAACAAGGAGGATATCAACAGCCTGGACAACACCAACAAGGTGCATATCAACAAAGTGGAACAAATCAGCAACCAGGATCATACCAACAAGGTGCATACCAGCAGAGTGGAGCAAATCAACAACCAGGATCATACCAACAGGGTGGTCAATACCACCAATCTGGACAGTACCAGCCCTCCGATAACTCAAAATCAAACCAAGTTGATAATTCCGGTGATTACGATAAAAGCTGGGACAACGAGGGCCAATATGATAAAAAATACGATGAAGAAGAAGGCTCCACTGGGCCCCCAAAGGGATTCTTCTATAAGTTTGATTACCCTGTAGGAAAAATTGTTCAGAAAGGAGAAATCGCTAGAGTTGGAGATCTGAAAAATGCGTATAGTCAAAATAAAGCTGCGTACGAATCCCAAGTAAGTTCAGGCCACTCGGGTTCAGCTGCTTCCCAAAGCAGTTACTCATATGGTTCTTAA